From one Culex quinquefasciatus strain JHB chromosome 3, VPISU_Cqui_1.0_pri_paternal, whole genome shotgun sequence genomic stretch:
- the LOC6043364 gene encoding glutathione S-transferase 4, which yields MRSCVCIAVLLKLFCTFSPVAAESPFGLEAPVESCLDRQAEVCAVPSSRMNLYHMELSPPCQSVRLLAKTLNVPLNLIQLDLFKDEHLTPEFLKINPQHMVPTLVDGDFTLWESRAIMTYLYEKYATDDALYPRDPQKRALINQRLYFDMGTLYERFGLHYYPQAFEEKPVPEGTSKQFEEALQFLETFLGQTTYVAGEALSIADYAILTSITTFKVAAGVDLAKYANIERWFGLVSKSVPGHEEICVQGSKVFAPYFVNVKH from the exons ATGCGCTCGTGTGTGTGCATCGCTGTTTTGCTCaaattattttgcacattttcacCGGTCGCTGCGGAATCACCCTTCGGGTTAGAAGCCCCAGTTGAGAGTTGTTTAGACCGGCAAGCGGAAGTGTGCGCGGTGCCGTCATCAAGAATGAATCTTTATCACATGGAACTGTCGCCTCCGTGCCAGTCGGTGCGGCTTCTGGCCAAAACGTTGAATGTGCCGCTAAACCTGATCCAGCTGGACCTGTTTAAGGATGAGCACCTGACGCCGGAATTTCTGAAG ATTAATCCCCAGCACATGGTTCCGACCCTGGTGGACGGCGACTTTACACTGTGGGAGTCCCGCGCCATCATGACCTATCTGTATGAGAAGTATGCCACGGATGATGCGCTTTACCCGCGGGATCCGCAAAAGAGAGCTCTCATTAACCAGCGGCTCTACTTCGACATGGGAACACTGTACGAGCGTTTCGGGCTGCACTACTATCCGCAGGCCTTCGAGGAAAAACCCGTCCCGGAGGGAACCTCCAAGCAGTTCGAGGAAGCGCTCCAGTTTCTGGAGACGTTCCTCGGCCAGACGACGTACGTGGCCGGCGAGGCGCTTTCGATTGCAGATTATGCCATCCTGACCTCGATCACGACCTTCAAGGTGGCCGCCGGAGTTGATTTGGCCAAGTACGCCAACATTGAGCGCTGGTTCGGGCTCGTGTCCAAGAGTGTGCCCGGTCACGAGGAAATCTGCGTCCAGGGATCCAAGGTGTTTGCGCCGTACTTTGTCAATGTTAAGCACTAA